The following are encoded in a window of Castanea sativa cultivar Marrone di Chiusa Pesio chromosome 9, ASM4071231v1 genomic DNA:
- the LOC142610380 gene encoding ubiquitin carboxyl-terminal hydrolase 5 isoform X2, with protein sequence MVEVSMCCNASSTELTPEEERITIRDIALASEANSKEGDTFFLITQRWWQNWIEYVNQDQPNNANDGSSLIDHGDFVGSSSLKRPAGIDNSDLIYDTASENSRMVIEIHDTLLEGRDYVLLPQEVWHQLYIWYGGGPTLERKVISSGLSQTELAVEVYPLRLQLHVMPKGDRSTIRISKKETIGELHRKACEIFDLNLEHVCIWDYYGRRKHALMNDMDKTLDDANVQMDQDILVEVLNHVNGGLSASKGATRSNAMELPQITNLTSPVRESDNAYGTSGVSTRGATGGLTGLMNLGNTCFMNSAIQCLVHTPEFARYFREDYHQEINWQNPLGMVGELALAFGELLRKLWAPGRAPVAPRSFKAKLARFAPQFTGYNQHDSQELLAFLLDGLHEDLNRVKHKPYMKTRDADGRPDEEVADEYWANHIARNDSIIVDVCQGQYKSTLVCPVCNKVSVTFDPFMYLSLPLQQTITRNMTVTVFTCDGSALPSSCTVTVPKQGRCRDLIQALSSACSLKHSEKLLLVEIRNHLIQKFLEDPLIMLSTIKDDDYLAAYKMPKLVKNTKHLQLIHRRREQETNDAQTMSGWKPYGTPLVSSISCDDVITRGDIQLLVHKMLSPMATTESRRKTDFFDTSISIIAASDQSHDISSGEACTDSSMSNSINKERTNSEAVALLKLPLQLVDESNACIDLSVGEDKPVRLSSSSTSILVYVDWSQKLLDKYDTHYLENLPEVFNGPPNKKARTEPLSLYTCLEAFLREEPLVPEDMWFCPQCEERRQASKKLDLWRLPEVLVIHLKRFSYSRSIKHNKLETFVNFPIHDFDLTNYVANKITSRRQLYELYALTNHYGGMGSGHYTAHIKLLDENRWYNFDDHQVSPIHEEEVKTAHAYVLFYRRVKNDGTSASNGAQSCAGGNHISSQK encoded by the exons ATGGTGGAGGTGTCGATGTGCTGCAACGCGAGCAGTACGGAGCTGACGCCAGAGGAAGAGAGGATTACGATCCGTGACATTGCTTTGGCCTCCGAAGCTAATAGCAAAGAGGGCGACACTTTTTTCTTAATCACTCAGAG ATGGTGGCAGAATTGGATTGAATATGTGAACCAAGACCAGCCAAACAATGCAAATGATGGATCCTCATTGATTGATCATGGTGATTTTGTCGGTTCAAGTTCTCTAAAGAGGCCTGCTGGTATTGATAATTCTGATTTAATATATGATACAGCATCTGAGAATTCTCGTATGGTTATTGAGATTCACGATACTCTACTAGAAGGCCGTGATTATGTATTGCTTCCGCAAGAAGTTTGGCACCAATTATATATTTG GTACGGTGGCGGTCCAACACTAGAACGGAAAGTAATCAGTTCTGGTCTTTCTCAGACAGAGTTGGCTGTTGAGGTGTATCCTCTGCGTCTTCAGTTACATGTGATGCCAAAAGGTGACCGTTCTACTATTAGAATAAGCAAAAAG GAAACCATTGGAGAGCTTCATAGGAAAGCCTGTGAAATTTTTGATCTTAACTTGGAACAT GTGTGCATTTGGGATTACTATGGCCGTCGAAAACATGCGTTGATGAATGACATGGATAAGACGCTTGATGATGCCAATGTACAGATGGATCAGGAT ATTCTGGTGGAGGTCCTTAACCATGTGAATG GAGGCTTGTCCGCCAGTAAGGGTGCAACTAGAAGCAACGCGATGGAGCTGCCACAAATTACTAACCTGACTTCTCCAGTAAGAGAGTCGGATAATGCATACGGTACCAGCGGCGTAAGTACAAGGGGTGCTACTGGTGGTTTGACTGGGTTGATGAACCTTGGGAACACTTGTTTTATGAACAGTGCAATACAATGCCTTGTTCATACTCCAGAGTTTGCTAGATATTTTCGAGAAGATTATCATCAAGAGATCAACTGGCAGAACCCTTTGGGCATGGTT GGTGAGCTAGCTCTAGCTTTTGGTGAGTTACTTCGAAAGCTGTGGGCACCTGGACGGGCACCAGTTGCTCCTCGATCCTTTAAAGCGAAGCTTGCTCGCTTTGCACCTCAGTTTACTGGATACAATCAGCATGATTCTCAG GAGCTTTTAGCATTTTTGCTAGATGGTCTTCACGAAGATCTGAATCGTGTCAAACACAAACCTTATATGAAGACCAGGGATGCTGATGGCCGACCTGATGAAGAGGTTGCCGATGAGTATTGGGCAAATCATATTGCTCGTAATGATTCTATAATTGTTGATGTGTGCCAA GGCCAATACAAGTCAACGTTGGTGTGTCCAGTATGCAATAAAGTCTCCGTCACATTTGATCCATTCATGTACCTCTCCTTACCTCTCCAGCAGACCATCACCCGCAATATGACAGTAACAGTTTTTACTTGTGATGGAAGTGCCCTGCCATCTTCTTGCACTGTGACTGTCCCCAAGCAGGGACGTTGCAGGGACTTAATCCAGGCCCTTAGCAGTGCATGTTCCCTGAAGCACAGTGAGAAGCTTTTGCTTGTTGAG ATACGAAACCATTTGATTCAAAAGTTTCTAGAAGATCCTCTGATAATGTTGTCCACCATCAAAGATGATGACTACCTTGCTGCATACAAGATGCCAAAGTTGGTGAAGAATACAAAACATCTTCAGTTAATACACCGCCGTAGAGAACA GGAAACAAATGATGCCCAAACTATGTCAGGGTGGAAGCCTTATGGAACACCTCTTGTCTCATCAATCTCATGTGATGATGTAATTACAAGAGGTGATATACAGCTACTTGTTCACAAAATGCTTTCTCCAATGGCAACAACTGAAAGCCGaagaaaaactgatttttttgaTACTAGCATCTCTATTATAGCAGCATCAGACCAGAGTCATGATATCAGTTCTGGTGAAGCATGCACTGATTCCTCTATgtcaaattcaataaataaggAAAGAACTAATTCTGAAGCAGTAGCATTACTGAAACTACCTCTTCAGTTGGTTGATGAAAGCAATGCTTGCATTGATCTTTCAGTGGGAGAAGATAAACCTGTTAGACTGTCCTCATCATCAACTTCGATACTAGTTTATGTTGACTGGTCACAGAAGCTTCTAGACAAGTATGATACACATTATTTAGAAAATTTGCCAGAAGTGTTTAATGGGCCTCCTAACAAGAAAGCTCGTACTGAACCTCTCTCCTTGTATACATGCCTGGAAGCTTTTCTGCGTGAAGAACCCCTGGTCCCTGAAGATATGTg GTTCTGTCCTCAATGTGAAGAGCGACGACAAGCAAGTAAAAAGCTTGATCTATGGAGGCTTCCAGAAGTATTGGTCATCCATCTAAAGAGATTCTCATACAGCAGGTCCATAAAGCATAATAAGTTAGAAACCTTTGTCAACTTCCCCATTCATGACTTTGACTTAACAAATTATGTTGCGAACAAAATCACATCCCGACGGCAACTCTACGAACTGTATGCTTTAACTAATCATTATGGTGGCATGGGTAGTGGGCACTATACTGCACATATCAAG CTTTTAGATGAGAATAGGTGGTACAATTTTGATGACCACCAGGTATCACCCATACATGAGGAAGAAGTAAAGACAGCTCATGCATATGTCCTCTTTTATCGAAGGGTCAAGAATGATGGTACATCTGCTAGCAATGGGGCACAGTCCTGTGCAGGCGGCAATCACATTAGCTCTCAAAAATGA
- the LOC142610380 gene encoding ubiquitin carboxyl-terminal hydrolase 5 isoform X1, protein MVEVSMCCNASSTELTPEEERITIRDIALASEANSKEGDTFFLITQRWWQNWIEYVNQDQPNNANDGSSLIDHGDFVGSSSLKRPAGIDNSDLIYDTASENSRMVIEIHDTLLEGRDYVLLPQEVWHQLYIWYGGGPTLERKVISSGLSQTELAVEVYPLRLQLHVMPKGDRSTIRISKKETIGELHRKACEIFDLNLEHVCIWDYYGRRKHALMNDMDKTLDDANVQMDQDILVEVLNHVNGTALAGSITSIQDNGSSQREATSFLIEPSKSSLSIAGGLSASKGATRSNAMELPQITNLTSPVRESDNAYGTSGVSTRGATGGLTGLMNLGNTCFMNSAIQCLVHTPEFARYFREDYHQEINWQNPLGMVGELALAFGELLRKLWAPGRAPVAPRSFKAKLARFAPQFTGYNQHDSQELLAFLLDGLHEDLNRVKHKPYMKTRDADGRPDEEVADEYWANHIARNDSIIVDVCQGQYKSTLVCPVCNKVSVTFDPFMYLSLPLQQTITRNMTVTVFTCDGSALPSSCTVTVPKQGRCRDLIQALSSACSLKHSEKLLLVEIRNHLIQKFLEDPLIMLSTIKDDDYLAAYKMPKLVKNTKHLQLIHRRREQETNDAQTMSGWKPYGTPLVSSISCDDVITRGDIQLLVHKMLSPMATTESRRKTDFFDTSISIIAASDQSHDISSGEACTDSSMSNSINKERTNSEAVALLKLPLQLVDESNACIDLSVGEDKPVRLSSSSTSILVYVDWSQKLLDKYDTHYLENLPEVFNGPPNKKARTEPLSLYTCLEAFLREEPLVPEDMWFCPQCEERRQASKKLDLWRLPEVLVIHLKRFSYSRSIKHNKLETFVNFPIHDFDLTNYVANKITSRRQLYELYALTNHYGGMGSGHYTAHIKLLDENRWYNFDDHQVSPIHEEEVKTAHAYVLFYRRVKNDGTSASNGAQSCAGGNHISSQK, encoded by the exons ATGGTGGAGGTGTCGATGTGCTGCAACGCGAGCAGTACGGAGCTGACGCCAGAGGAAGAGAGGATTACGATCCGTGACATTGCTTTGGCCTCCGAAGCTAATAGCAAAGAGGGCGACACTTTTTTCTTAATCACTCAGAG ATGGTGGCAGAATTGGATTGAATATGTGAACCAAGACCAGCCAAACAATGCAAATGATGGATCCTCATTGATTGATCATGGTGATTTTGTCGGTTCAAGTTCTCTAAAGAGGCCTGCTGGTATTGATAATTCTGATTTAATATATGATACAGCATCTGAGAATTCTCGTATGGTTATTGAGATTCACGATACTCTACTAGAAGGCCGTGATTATGTATTGCTTCCGCAAGAAGTTTGGCACCAATTATATATTTG GTACGGTGGCGGTCCAACACTAGAACGGAAAGTAATCAGTTCTGGTCTTTCTCAGACAGAGTTGGCTGTTGAGGTGTATCCTCTGCGTCTTCAGTTACATGTGATGCCAAAAGGTGACCGTTCTACTATTAGAATAAGCAAAAAG GAAACCATTGGAGAGCTTCATAGGAAAGCCTGTGAAATTTTTGATCTTAACTTGGAACAT GTGTGCATTTGGGATTACTATGGCCGTCGAAAACATGCGTTGATGAATGACATGGATAAGACGCTTGATGATGCCAATGTACAGATGGATCAGGAT ATTCTGGTGGAGGTCCTTAACCATGTGAATGGTACTGCACTGGCTGGTTCCATAACTTCTATTCAGGACAATGGATCTTCACAGAGGGAAGCTACTTCTTTTCTTATAGAGCCGTCTAAGTCAAGCTTATCAATTGCAGGAGGCTTGTCCGCCAGTAAGGGTGCAACTAGAAGCAACGCGATGGAGCTGCCACAAATTACTAACCTGACTTCTCCAGTAAGAGAGTCGGATAATGCATACGGTACCAGCGGCGTAAGTACAAGGGGTGCTACTGGTGGTTTGACTGGGTTGATGAACCTTGGGAACACTTGTTTTATGAACAGTGCAATACAATGCCTTGTTCATACTCCAGAGTTTGCTAGATATTTTCGAGAAGATTATCATCAAGAGATCAACTGGCAGAACCCTTTGGGCATGGTT GGTGAGCTAGCTCTAGCTTTTGGTGAGTTACTTCGAAAGCTGTGGGCACCTGGACGGGCACCAGTTGCTCCTCGATCCTTTAAAGCGAAGCTTGCTCGCTTTGCACCTCAGTTTACTGGATACAATCAGCATGATTCTCAG GAGCTTTTAGCATTTTTGCTAGATGGTCTTCACGAAGATCTGAATCGTGTCAAACACAAACCTTATATGAAGACCAGGGATGCTGATGGCCGACCTGATGAAGAGGTTGCCGATGAGTATTGGGCAAATCATATTGCTCGTAATGATTCTATAATTGTTGATGTGTGCCAA GGCCAATACAAGTCAACGTTGGTGTGTCCAGTATGCAATAAAGTCTCCGTCACATTTGATCCATTCATGTACCTCTCCTTACCTCTCCAGCAGACCATCACCCGCAATATGACAGTAACAGTTTTTACTTGTGATGGAAGTGCCCTGCCATCTTCTTGCACTGTGACTGTCCCCAAGCAGGGACGTTGCAGGGACTTAATCCAGGCCCTTAGCAGTGCATGTTCCCTGAAGCACAGTGAGAAGCTTTTGCTTGTTGAG ATACGAAACCATTTGATTCAAAAGTTTCTAGAAGATCCTCTGATAATGTTGTCCACCATCAAAGATGATGACTACCTTGCTGCATACAAGATGCCAAAGTTGGTGAAGAATACAAAACATCTTCAGTTAATACACCGCCGTAGAGAACA GGAAACAAATGATGCCCAAACTATGTCAGGGTGGAAGCCTTATGGAACACCTCTTGTCTCATCAATCTCATGTGATGATGTAATTACAAGAGGTGATATACAGCTACTTGTTCACAAAATGCTTTCTCCAATGGCAACAACTGAAAGCCGaagaaaaactgatttttttgaTACTAGCATCTCTATTATAGCAGCATCAGACCAGAGTCATGATATCAGTTCTGGTGAAGCATGCACTGATTCCTCTATgtcaaattcaataaataaggAAAGAACTAATTCTGAAGCAGTAGCATTACTGAAACTACCTCTTCAGTTGGTTGATGAAAGCAATGCTTGCATTGATCTTTCAGTGGGAGAAGATAAACCTGTTAGACTGTCCTCATCATCAACTTCGATACTAGTTTATGTTGACTGGTCACAGAAGCTTCTAGACAAGTATGATACACATTATTTAGAAAATTTGCCAGAAGTGTTTAATGGGCCTCCTAACAAGAAAGCTCGTACTGAACCTCTCTCCTTGTATACATGCCTGGAAGCTTTTCTGCGTGAAGAACCCCTGGTCCCTGAAGATATGTg GTTCTGTCCTCAATGTGAAGAGCGACGACAAGCAAGTAAAAAGCTTGATCTATGGAGGCTTCCAGAAGTATTGGTCATCCATCTAAAGAGATTCTCATACAGCAGGTCCATAAAGCATAATAAGTTAGAAACCTTTGTCAACTTCCCCATTCATGACTTTGACTTAACAAATTATGTTGCGAACAAAATCACATCCCGACGGCAACTCTACGAACTGTATGCTTTAACTAATCATTATGGTGGCATGGGTAGTGGGCACTATACTGCACATATCAAG CTTTTAGATGAGAATAGGTGGTACAATTTTGATGACCACCAGGTATCACCCATACATGAGGAAGAAGTAAAGACAGCTCATGCATATGTCCTCTTTTATCGAAGGGTCAAGAATGATGGTACATCTGCTAGCAATGGGGCACAGTCCTGTGCAGGCGGCAATCACATTAGCTCTCAAAAATGA